In the genome of Thiomicrospira aerophila AL3, one region contains:
- a CDS encoding type II toxin-antitoxin system RelE family toxin, which translates to MGTEQSYQLVFDDKVIKDLKKIDQAWQRKILEAIKTKLVVNPFIGKKLVGDLSPYYRFSVGNYRVIYEIIEQRVVINVVKIRHRKAVYSKS; encoded by the coding sequence TTGGGCACTGAACAAAGCTATCAATTGGTTTTTGATGACAAGGTGATTAAAGACCTAAAAAAAATTGACCAGGCCTGGCAGCGTAAAATTCTAGAGGCGATTAAAACCAAGTTAGTGGTGAATCCTTTTATCGGCAAAAAGCTCGTCGGTGACTTATCGCCTTATTATCGTTTTAGTGTGGGTAACTATCGCGTCATTTATGAAATCATTGAGCAGCGTGTTGTGATTAATGTCGTCAAAATTCGTCACCGCAAAGCGGTTTATTCTAAAAGTTAA
- the relB gene encoding type II toxin-antitoxin system RelB family antitoxin, producing the protein MLTVRLDAEMENFLNTLAEQTQRPKSFFVKNALENYKEDMQDWLEAQTRSNSQDRNLISIEELEKALGH; encoded by the coding sequence ATGTTAACTGTCAGATTAGATGCTGAAATGGAAAACTTTCTTAATACTTTGGCTGAGCAAACCCAGCGTCCTAAAAGTTTTTTTGTGAAAAATGCATTAGAAAATTATAAAGAAGATATGCAGGATTGGTTGGAGGCACAGACTCGTAGCAATTCGCAAGATCGCAACCTGATAAGCATTGAAGAATTGGAAAAAGCGCTTGGGCACTGA
- a CDS encoding acyltransferase family protein, with the protein MKHLPSPVAYREDINGLRAWAVIAVLLFHFQLPGLGAGFFGVDIFFVISGFLMTAIIVKGLERDNFSIWKFYMARARRILPALMVVIAVLLALGWFFLPTPDYQALGSQSAYSLSFLSNIHFWRSTGYFDAAAHEKWLLHTWSLAVEAQFYLLFPIFLIILWKIKPQLKTLFWGLGLVFIASLALSIVASSWKPAAAFYLLPTRGWELAAGGLAFLIGREVLGLQRVAKPLFWSGFALWVLAFALLDSSYAWPSGWALLPVLGTVLIILANQSQAKLTVNPIAQWLGDRSYSLYLWHWPLVVALYFAGLQNDWLWVSGAIALSLILAHLSYHLVEVPTRSYLGASGLRKEVFAIALAGLVIGLAAVSVQLFTFENRLPANIQAVAAESQNTMSYEKLCKSDYSSNDKLPHFCSYGNNETLAVMIGDSHASATFTSLGAVAEELSGGVLLFGKGGCRTIIGFKLVNNDVCVERNNHIFNLVNELDSKIPVVLVNRYDGALIGDNLNPERDTKPNHFFDIKYDSRSHPVLRQQLLTGITETACMLQKDRQVFVVRPIPVMNQHVPNYMSREMIFKRNSQISDLKITREEYFERHGLVWEAQDQAAEQCGVKILDPLPYLCDDKYCYGSRNGRPLYYDDDHLSEYGNKYLVPMFEQVFRDQLAKD; encoded by the coding sequence ATGAAGCACCTACCTTCCCCCGTTGCCTACCGCGAAGACATTAATGGCTTACGCGCTTGGGCGGTGATCGCCGTGTTATTGTTCCATTTCCAATTACCAGGCCTGGGTGCCGGCTTTTTTGGCGTGGATATTTTCTTTGTCATTTCCGGTTTTTTAATGACCGCGATTATTGTCAAAGGCTTGGAGCGCGATAACTTCTCGATTTGGAAGTTTTATATGGCGCGCGCAAGGCGCATTTTGCCCGCGTTGATGGTGGTGATTGCGGTGCTTTTGGCGCTGGGCTGGTTTTTTCTGCCAACACCGGACTATCAAGCCCTGGGGTCACAGTCGGCCTATTCACTGTCGTTTTTATCAAACATTCATTTTTGGCGTTCAACCGGTTATTTTGATGCCGCCGCGCATGAAAAATGGTTATTGCATACCTGGTCTTTAGCGGTTGAAGCGCAGTTTTATCTGCTGTTTCCGATCTTTTTAATCATTCTGTGGAAAATCAAACCACAACTTAAAACCCTATTTTGGGGATTAGGGCTGGTGTTTATTGCCTCGTTGGCGTTGAGCATCGTCGCGAGTAGTTGGAAACCTGCTGCCGCGTTTTATTTACTCCCGACTCGTGGTTGGGAGCTCGCCGCCGGTGGGTTGGCGTTTTTAATTGGCCGTGAAGTGCTCGGGTTGCAACGTGTTGCCAAGCCGTTATTTTGGAGTGGCTTTGCTTTATGGGTTTTGGCGTTTGCGCTATTGGACAGCTCCTACGCTTGGCCTAGCGGTTGGGCGCTATTGCCGGTGCTCGGCACGGTATTGATTATTCTCGCCAATCAAAGCCAAGCCAAACTGACGGTGAATCCCATTGCGCAATGGTTGGGTGATCGTTCTTATTCATTGTATTTATGGCATTGGCCGCTGGTGGTGGCGCTGTATTTTGCCGGACTGCAAAATGATTGGCTTTGGGTCAGCGGTGCGATTGCGTTAAGTTTGATTTTAGCGCACTTGTCTTATCATCTTGTCGAAGTACCCACTCGTTCCTATCTTGGTGCATCTGGCCTGCGTAAAGAGGTTTTTGCCATCGCCCTTGCAGGCCTGGTGATTGGCTTAGCGGCGGTCAGTGTTCAGCTATTTACCTTTGAAAACCGTTTGCCTGCAAATATTCAGGCGGTGGCCGCAGAAAGTCAAAACACGATGTCTTATGAAAAATTATGCAAATCAGACTATTCAAGTAATGATAAGTTGCCTCACTTTTGTAGCTATGGCAATAACGAAACTCTTGCTGTAATGATTGGAGACAGCCATGCTTCAGCTACATTTACTTCTTTAGGAGCTGTTGCTGAAGAATTAAGTGGTGGTGTTTTATTATTTGGGAAAGGGGGGTGTAGAACGATAATTGGTTTTAAGTTGGTAAACAATGATGTTTGTGTAGAAAGAAACAATCATATTTTTAACTTGGTAAACGAATTAGATTCAAAAATACCAGTTGTTCTGGTGAACCGTTATGACGGCGCATTAATCGGAGATAATCTCAATCCTGAAAGGGATACAAAACCAAATCATTTTTTTGATATTAAGTACGACAGTCGTAGTCACCCGGTTTTAAGACAACAGCTTTTAACTGGGATAACTGAAACTGCTTGTATGCTTCAAAAAGATAGACAGGTTTTCGTTGTTAGACCAATACCCGTTATGAACCAACATGTCCCAAACTACATGAGTAGGGAAATGATTTTTAAAAGAAATAGCCAAATCAGTGATCTGAAAATTACAAGAGAAGAATATTTTGAAAGACATGGTTTGGTATGGGAGGCGCAAGACCAAGCCGCCGAGCAATGCGGCGTCAAAATCCTCGATCCTTTGCCCTATTTGTGTGATGACAAATATTGTTACGGCTCACGCAATGGTCGCCCGTTGTATTATGACGATGACCACCTCAGCGAATACGGCAATAAATATTTGGTGCCGATGTTTGAGCAGGTGTTCCGCGACCAATTAGCTAAAGATTAA
- a CDS encoding transcriptional regulator yields MFSERLKEAMLNNGYELRPIVIEREFNQRYWGNSISFQAARRWLHGEAVPTQDRLQVLAEWLNVDPHWLRFGEKLSGSVQQQRKRWDANMTPQERQVVETFMNLPPEKRKIVGEIVFAFAHSFPKA; encoded by the coding sequence ATGTTTAGTGAACGTCTTAAAGAAGCCATGCTCAATAATGGCTATGAACTCAGACCAATCGTGATTGAACGCGAGTTTAATCAACGTTATTGGGGTAACTCCATTTCCTTTCAAGCAGCTCGCCGCTGGCTTCATGGGGAGGCGGTACCGACACAAGACCGCCTCCAAGTCCTGGCCGAATGGCTGAATGTCGATCCGCATTGGTTGCGGTTTGGTGAAAAGTTGTCCGGCTCGGTGCAACAACAGCGCAAACGCTGGGATGCGAATATGACCCCGCAAGAACGCCAGGTGGTGGAAACCTTTATGAATCTGCCGCCGGAAAAGCGCAAAATCGTTGGCGAAATCGTATTCGCCTTTGCGCATTCGTTCCCTAAAGCTTGA
- a CDS encoding alpha/beta fold hydrolase, protein MAHARAVLTRLVGLLGLSLGLINTPLMANTLPTGLLQQAEPKQGFISEARFFPTQDRRLQYQAIGTGQQTVLLLGGGPGFSSWNLTPIQHYLSADFRVLLMDMRGIGTNKHPDDQPDALLQQWLADLEDLRRYEQAGQFILIGHSWGALMAQAYAQAHPTRVQRLILLNPVDPELTALNDLSQQIDAKRRDWGLINEPDDPFEQVIQPVLTEDELVNQQLSQVLPTYFHQLAQGQAYAQLFNREDFELAINHAVWQSYRQQPLDLTQMTEIAKRRAIEWIGCREDILMPGALTGYQAWFPKLSYQLLEQCNHFPWEEQPAAFYAALDQALTNPPPEDDYSDLTEAERAWLLDDSGLDELARALDATKRHARFSEPFSLEKDYYMTNHITLGATAMTDGWGTLTQCHYNLDPVGKLQIVYNPDRTENIRILSDEGIAMAWVEGPTVQLDDIKRGASICIEADTHALIQRDDDYVIERGPFMRRFLDGFYPLHVKLSVDWNDLPLVATSMSPPQQTGVYLEQTSNQVTIDYWFRGELRTQIILKPK, encoded by the coding sequence ATGGCGCACGCTCGCGCAGTTTTAACAAGGTTGGTAGGTTTGTTGGGATTAAGCTTGGGCTTGATAAACACGCCCTTAATGGCCAATACTCTACCCACAGGCCTGCTGCAACAAGCTGAACCCAAGCAAGGCTTTATCAGTGAAGCGCGGTTTTTTCCAACCCAAGATCGCCGTTTGCAATACCAAGCCATCGGCACGGGTCAGCAAACCGTACTCTTGCTAGGCGGCGGCCCAGGCTTTAGCAGCTGGAACCTCACTCCGATTCAACACTACCTGAGCGCCGATTTTCGCGTGCTGTTAATGGATATGCGTGGCATTGGCACCAATAAGCACCCAGATGACCAACCCGATGCCCTACTGCAACAATGGCTTGCTGACCTAGAAGACCTTCGCCGCTATGAACAAGCGGGCCAATTTATTTTGATTGGTCACTCATGGGGCGCACTGATGGCACAGGCCTATGCGCAAGCCCATCCAACGCGCGTCCAACGATTAATTTTATTAAATCCGGTGGACCCAGAACTCACCGCGCTTAACGACCTGAGCCAGCAAATAGACGCAAAACGTCGTGACTGGGGCTTAATCAATGAACCCGATGATCCGTTTGAGCAGGTCATTCAGCCGGTGCTAACCGAAGACGAGTTGGTAAACCAACAACTCAGCCAAGTGTTGCCCACCTATTTTCATCAATTAGCCCAGGGGCAAGCCTACGCGCAACTGTTTAATCGTGAGGATTTTGAGCTAGCGATCAATCATGCCGTGTGGCAATCCTATCGCCAACAACCACTCGATTTAACCCAGATGACCGAAATTGCCAAACGCCGAGCGATTGAATGGATCGGCTGCCGCGAGGATATTTTAATGCCAGGCGCGCTAACCGGCTACCAGGCCTGGTTCCCCAAGCTTTCCTACCAACTGCTTGAGCAATGCAATCATTTTCCTTGGGAAGAACAACCCGCCGCGTTTTATGCCGCGCTCGATCAAGCACTCACCAATCCACCGCCTGAGGACGATTACAGCGACTTAACCGAAGCCGAACGCGCTTGGTTATTAGATGACAGTGGTTTGGATGAACTGGCACGCGCCTTAGATGCCACCAAACGCCATGCCCGCTTTAGCGAACCCTTTAGTCTTGAAAAAGACTATTACATGACCAACCACATTACCCTAGGCGCTACTGCGATGACCGATGGTTGGGGCACCTTAACTCAATGTCATTACAATTTGGATCCTGTCGGCAAGTTGCAAATCGTCTATAACCCAGACCGCACTGAAAACATTAGAATTCTTTCTGATGAAGGGATTGCGATGGCCTGGGTTGAAGGCCCGACCGTGCAGCTTGATGACATTAAACGTGGCGCAAGTATTTGTATTGAGGCCGACACCCATGCGTTAATCCAACGCGATGACGACTATGTGATCGAGCGTGGGCCATTTATGCGCCGCTTTTTAGATGGTTTTTACCCACTACACGTCAAACTATCCGTTGATTGGAACGACTTACCACTGGTCGCCACAAGCATGAGCCCACCGCAACAAACCGGCGTGTATCTGGAGCAGACCTCCAACCAAGTAACCATTGATTACTGGTTTAGAGGTGAACTGCGCACCCAAATAATACTCAAGCCTAAGTGA
- a CDS encoding Lnb N-terminal periplasmic domain-containing protein, with translation MKYLSVLIILLLQTTPLLAANNTHQKLVEEALKLNLDTHPTWLKLLFYDSIKLKSEVLSDSFFLSDTGRSSPRDELKAILAAYEPVAQSNNSPLCRFPARYLWLSQFLTLPDYTFRQNACVNLESWAKYDEVESISAIMVSGYFGNPASTFGHSLLKFNGPAESRYLDLTFNYGAVVPENENMIRYIWKGIFGGYESGFSDGYFFSQDMVYSRTEFRDMWDYELNLTDFERDLLISHLWEVSGERFDYYFLTKNCAFRLAQILEILEDNNPLTQRSKVWYAPVELFNRIDDLNKLKNYDYIQNITFVPSYQSQLHTKLSDLDHDEVKAFNYFVKNENFDYDYLNEDQRIKVLNALIVYYEFKDVALMNFEDRKYKNLKRKVMLERFLLKPKATDIDKIDALPSPSESSPPMRIAIGGAYDATSSDGFFKLEWSPFHYDSIGLNSLNGGKLVVLNTSININSNNLEIDRLDFIDIRKMPAPKMNISGMYEVAWELNFSLRRNKNDDLKPALEMGLFDGWQQNRFLYLFGINALAWEENDATIHLKPYFEWSYSGDKILGDFKLSRLFSHQNNSDDFEYNLRLNYFFDTKSALGIRINHNSSFKTEVVYQRFL, from the coding sequence ATGAAATATCTTTCAGTACTTATCATTCTGCTGTTGCAGACAACACCTCTTTTAGCGGCCAATAACACTCACCAGAAATTGGTTGAAGAGGCTTTAAAATTGAATTTAGACACGCACCCAACCTGGTTAAAGCTTCTTTTTTATGACTCAATTAAATTAAAGAGCGAAGTTTTGTCCGATAGTTTCTTTTTGTCGGATACAGGTCGTTCAAGTCCTCGTGACGAGTTAAAAGCAATTTTAGCTGCTTATGAGCCTGTGGCACAAAGTAACAATTCCCCATTATGTAGGTTTCCTGCAAGATATTTATGGTTAAGTCAGTTTTTAACTCTCCCAGATTATACCTTTAGGCAAAATGCATGTGTAAATCTTGAGAGTTGGGCAAAATATGATGAAGTTGAATCCATTAGTGCGATTATGGTCAGTGGGTATTTTGGAAACCCTGCCTCAACATTTGGCCACTCACTACTAAAGTTTAATGGACCAGCGGAATCAAGGTATTTGGATCTAACATTTAACTACGGTGCGGTTGTACCTGAAAATGAAAATATGATTCGCTATATATGGAAAGGTATTTTTGGTGGCTATGAATCTGGTTTTTCAGATGGTTATTTCTTCTCGCAAGACATGGTTTACTCTAGAACAGAATTTAGAGATATGTGGGATTATGAGTTAAATTTAACAGACTTTGAAAGGGATCTGCTAATTTCGCATTTGTGGGAGGTGTCAGGTGAGCGATTTGATTACTACTTTCTGACAAAGAACTGTGCATTTCGTTTAGCGCAGATTCTGGAAATTTTAGAAGATAACAATCCTTTAACCCAGCGCTCTAAAGTTTGGTATGCCCCCGTTGAACTTTTTAACAGAATCGATGATTTAAACAAATTAAAAAATTACGATTATATTCAAAATATTACATTTGTTCCATCTTATCAAAGTCAGTTGCACACCAAGCTCTCTGATTTGGATCATGATGAAGTTAAAGCATTCAATTATTTTGTTAAAAATGAAAACTTTGATTATGATTATTTGAATGAAGATCAGCGGATTAAAGTTCTTAATGCTTTGATTGTCTATTATGAGTTCAAAGATGTTGCACTAATGAACTTTGAGGATCGTAAGTATAAAAATTTAAAAAGAAAGGTGATGCTGGAAAGATTTTTATTAAAACCAAAAGCCACAGATATTGATAAGATTGATGCTTTGCCTTCGCCATCTGAATCTTCGCCACCAATGCGAATTGCAATTGGCGGTGCGTATGACGCAACCTCATCTGATGGTTTTTTTAAATTAGAGTGGTCGCCATTTCATTATGATTCAATTGGGCTTAATAGTTTAAACGGTGGTAAGTTAGTCGTATTAAATACAAGCATTAATATTAATAGTAATAATTTAGAAATAGACAGGCTAGACTTTATTGACATAAGGAAGATGCCTGCTCCAAAAATGAACATTAGTGGAATGTATGAAGTTGCTTGGGAGCTGAATTTTTCATTACGAAGAAATAAAAATGATGATCTTAAACCAGCATTAGAAATGGGTCTTTTTGATGGCTGGCAACAAAATCGATTTCTTTATCTCTTTGGCATCAATGCTCTGGCTTGGGAGGAAAATGATGCTACTATTCATTTAAAACCCTATTTTGAATGGTCTTATAGTGGTGATAAGATTCTAGGTGATTTCAAGTTGTCACGGTTATTTTCCCACCAAAATAATAGTGATGATTTTGAATATAATCTTCGTCTAAATTATTTTTTTGACACGAAATCTGCTTTAGGAATCAGAATTAATCATAATTCATCATTCAAAACTGAAGTTGTTTATCAGCGTTTTTTATAA
- a CDS encoding DUF3015 family protein produces the protein MKKLTLALMSSALMFGSTAYAQDRTLGQIYTECGLGGIIGSAFENQETRNLVAISTNVTWDLGTTAISSNVSSPASCSGGEVKTAALIIQTYPQLESDLAMGEGMHLTSLLNAAGCATEHHSEVVNNLRPDFAQSVSSDSYTSKTRFEQAETLHQQFIKHAAASCNI, from the coding sequence ATGAAAAAACTTACTTTAGCTTTAATGTCAAGTGCACTGATGTTTGGATCTACTGCGTACGCTCAAGATAGAACTTTAGGTCAAATTTATACTGAGTGTGGTTTAGGTGGTATTATTGGTTCTGCCTTTGAAAATCAAGAAACAAGAAACTTAGTAGCTATCTCTACTAACGTTACCTGGGACTTGGGTACAACTGCAATCAGCTCTAACGTATCTTCACCTGCAAGCTGTTCGGGTGGTGAAGTTAAAACGGCTGCCTTAATTATCCAGACCTACCCACAATTAGAGAGCGATTTAGCTATGGGTGAAGGTATGCATTTAACGAGCCTTTTAAATGCGGCAGGCTGCGCTACTGAGCACCATTCTGAAGTAGTAAATAATTTAAGACCTGATTTTGCACAATCAGTATCTTCTGATAGTTATACTTCAAAAACAAGATTTGAGCAGGCTGAAACTTTACATCAACAGTTTATTAAGCATGCTGCTGCATCATGTAATATCTAA
- the glnE gene encoding bifunctional [glutamate--ammonia ligase]-adenylyl-L-tyrosine phosphorylase/[glutamate--ammonia-ligase] adenylyltransferase yields MSLLPGCSRPEALTNPHLLQPWSEYLTRELARVPSLAERDYQQAWQAGQVKDYCLKRLAQVETDAELVKVLRELRREIMVSIAIRDLAGAASLTESLRSLSELADGLVGGALAYWEPVFEQKFGQPIGRDSGMPQKMVIIGMGKLGGHELNFSSDIDLIFVYPEAGSTNGARQISNDQFFGKLGQALNKSLTEMTEDGIVYRVDMRLRPFGDAGPLAISFSGMEHYYEAHGRAWERYALVKARAIAGPADLAEELFDILRPFVYRRYVDYTAMDSLRDLKRMIMAEVRKKGMESNVKLGRGGIREVEFIVQAFQLVHGGRDRHLQGRQLLPTLQYLAAQDYIAPQDADDLAKAYAFLRLTENRLQAWNDQQTHDLPESAHQQLMLAQAMGFVDYAAFMVVLNEHRNLVQQHFDDVFADEADVCDLTDALAQAWKGPLEDDALIILTQFGFKHPGEILHLLRQFKKARALSHMSSEATTRLEQVMPLILKALAEREQQELALQRVLAVIEAVVRRSVYLVLLKENPQALAHLLILCEVSPWLTEMLVKYPALMDQLLDLRSLYRPLSLAELLAEADDLRRAYSDDDEAFMLQLRHWRHAQVFKVAAADVTGQVPVMKVSDYLTWIAQAVLQVSHDYAWQHLTAKHGLPAGCEASPLMIIGYGKLGGIELGYGSDLDIVFLYHGIEATGRTSGARSLEHGPFMTRLCQKIISVLTTMMPAGQLYEVDTRLRPNGASGMMVSSLESFAQYQREKAWNWEHQALIRARALVGQAQNCAAFEKFRQAFLTQARESHLVRDEVVAMRKKMREALDKSDEHWLDLKHGVGAIVDIEFMVQYWVLAFASRYPSLAEYPDNMRILDALKAVDLLPDDQVQALQDHYRAYRSAYHRLALQKDASMVERKPYQQACDEVSAIWQRVMEG; encoded by the coding sequence ATGTCGCTATTGCCTGGTTGTTCTCGTCCTGAAGCGCTCACAAATCCCCACCTGCTCCAGCCCTGGAGTGAATACTTAACCCGTGAACTGGCGCGTGTGCCCAGTTTGGCCGAGCGTGATTATCAGCAGGCCTGGCAAGCGGGGCAGGTTAAGGACTATTGTTTGAAACGGCTAGCGCAAGTTGAAACGGATGCGGAGCTAGTGAAGGTATTGCGCGAATTGCGCCGTGAAATTATGGTAAGTATCGCCATTCGTGATTTAGCCGGGGCGGCCAGTTTAACCGAAAGCTTACGTAGCTTATCTGAGCTCGCTGACGGGTTGGTTGGTGGTGCATTAGCTTATTGGGAGCCGGTTTTTGAGCAAAAATTTGGCCAGCCGATTGGGCGCGATTCGGGTATGCCACAAAAAATGGTCATTATTGGCATGGGTAAGTTGGGTGGGCATGAGCTTAACTTTTCATCCGACATAGATTTAATTTTTGTTTACCCTGAAGCGGGTAGTACGAATGGCGCGCGACAAATTTCCAATGATCAGTTTTTTGGCAAACTCGGTCAAGCCTTAAACAAATCGCTGACAGAAATGACTGAAGATGGCATTGTGTATCGAGTCGATATGCGGTTGCGTCCTTTTGGTGATGCCGGTCCCTTAGCGATTAGTTTTTCTGGCATGGAACATTATTATGAAGCCCATGGCCGCGCTTGGGAGCGCTATGCATTGGTGAAGGCACGCGCAATTGCCGGGCCGGCCGATTTAGCTGAGGAGCTGTTTGATATTTTGCGCCCATTTGTCTATCGCCGTTATGTGGATTACACCGCGATGGATTCCTTGCGTGATTTAAAACGCATGATTATGGCCGAAGTGCGCAAAAAAGGCATGGAGTCAAATGTCAAACTCGGACGGGGCGGCATTCGCGAAGTCGAGTTTATTGTGCAGGCGTTTCAATTGGTGCATGGCGGGCGTGATCGACATTTACAAGGCCGCCAACTGCTGCCTACTTTGCAGTATTTAGCGGCGCAAGACTATATCGCCCCACAGGATGCGGATGATTTAGCCAAGGCTTATGCGTTTTTACGCTTAACCGAAAATCGTTTGCAGGCCTGGAATGATCAACAAACCCATGATTTACCAGAATCAGCGCATCAGCAGTTAATGCTCGCACAGGCGATGGGCTTTGTGGATTATGCCGCATTTATGGTCGTGCTCAATGAGCATCGTAACCTGGTACAACAGCATTTTGATGATGTATTTGCCGATGAGGCGGATGTGTGCGATTTAACCGATGCGTTAGCTCAGGCGTGGAAAGGGCCATTGGAAGATGATGCGCTCATTATCCTCACGCAGTTTGGCTTTAAGCATCCTGGCGAGATTTTGCATTTATTACGCCAGTTTAAAAAGGCCCGCGCGCTGAGCCACATGAGTAGCGAAGCGACTACCCGTTTAGAACAGGTGATGCCGCTCATATTAAAAGCCTTGGCGGAGCGCGAACAACAAGAGCTGGCATTGCAACGGGTGTTAGCGGTGATTGAAGCGGTGGTGCGACGCAGTGTCTATTTGGTGTTGCTCAAAGAAAATCCGCAGGCGTTAGCCCACTTGTTAATTTTGTGTGAGGTGAGTCCGTGGTTGACTGAAATGTTGGTGAAATATCCGGCATTGATGGATCAGTTGCTCGATTTGCGCAGTCTGTATCGCCCGTTAAGCCTAGCGGAATTGTTGGCGGAGGCTGACGACTTACGCAGAGCTTACAGCGATGATGATGAGGCCTTTATGTTGCAACTGCGTCATTGGCGTCATGCGCAGGTATTTAAAGTAGCGGCAGCCGATGTCACCGGTCAGGTACCGGTGATGAAGGTGAGTGATTATTTAACCTGGATTGCCCAGGCCGTTTTGCAGGTGAGTCATGATTACGCTTGGCAACATTTAACCGCGAAGCATGGCTTGCCAGCAGGGTGCGAGGCATCGCCGTTGATGATCATTGGCTATGGCAAACTCGGCGGCATCGAGTTGGGTTATGGTTCAGATTTAGATATCGTGTTTTTGTATCATGGTATTGAAGCAACGGGGCGGACCAGTGGCGCGCGTTCATTGGAGCATGGGCCGTTTATGACGCGCTTGTGTCAGAAAATTATCTCAGTCTTGACCACCATGATGCCTGCTGGCCAGCTTTACGAAGTCGATACCCGATTACGCCCCAACGGTGCCAGTGGCATGATGGTGTCAAGTTTGGAGAGTTTTGCTCAGTATCAGCGCGAAAAAGCCTGGAATTGGGAGCATCAAGCGCTTATTCGTGCCCGCGCATTGGTTGGGCAGGCGCAAAACTGTGCGGCGTTTGAAAAGTTTCGGCAAGCGTTTTTGACTCAGGCACGTGAAAGTCACCTAGTGCGTGACGAGGTGGTGGCGATGCGAAAAAAAATGCGTGAAGCCTTGGATAAGTCTGATGAACATTGGTTGGACTTAAAGCATGGCGTGGGGGCGATTGTCGATATTGAGTTTATGGTGCAGTATTGGGTGCTAGCCTTTGCATCACGTTACCCGAGCCTCGCCGAATATCCCGATAATATGCGGATTTTAGATGCCCTTAAAGCGGTTGATCTGCTGCCTGATGATCAGGTGCAGGCGCTGCAAGATCATTACCGTGCCTATCGTAGTGCTTATCACCGTTTAGCCTTGCAAAAGGATGCGAGTATGGTGGAGCGCAAGCCTTATCAGCAGGCCTGCGACGAAGTCAGCGCTATTTGGCAAAGGGTGATGGAGGGTTAG
- a CDS encoding class I SAM-dependent methyltransferase produces MGQLKVIARLLAVQLAAGLWLFILVLIASKWLEPPFADHWLLLGWLFGAALFSWPLKSLWRGVSLIIPLFVYGWFALAIAPIWGLVIALVLWLVYRNGAGHQVPFYRSSTDVITALRIWLDESSPRASGLRLADMGCGDGRLLFNLADHPVLSTLYGYETAWLPYWLARWRLFTWQKRHPGKSASKIQLVRQDFWQQDWGAFDLVYVYLSPAVMAKVAEKAGQGLQQQAWLVSYEFAISEQDCAAHHLTLTDVWELGETDPTRLYWYQKSV; encoded by the coding sequence ATGGGTCAGCTTAAGGTAATAGCAAGGTTATTGGCGGTTCAATTAGCAGCAGGCCTGTGGTTGTTTATTTTGGTGCTTATCGCATCAAAATGGCTGGAGCCGCCCTTTGCAGATCATTGGTTGCTACTAGGTTGGTTGTTCGGTGCGGCTCTGTTTAGCTGGCCGCTAAAATCTTTATGGCGTGGCGTGAGTCTGATTATCCCCTTGTTCGTTTATGGCTGGTTTGCGCTGGCTATTGCCCCAATTTGGGGATTGGTTATTGCACTAGTGCTTTGGTTGGTTTATCGCAATGGTGCGGGGCATCAGGTCCCTTTTTATCGCTCATCGACCGATGTCATTACGGCTTTACGTATTTGGCTCGATGAAAGTTCGCCCAGAGCAAGCGGATTGCGATTGGCTGATATGGGTTGTGGTGATGGGCGCTTATTATTTAATTTGGCAGATCACCCCGTGCTCAGCACACTCTATGGTTATGAAACCGCTTGGTTGCCCTATTGGCTTGCACGTTGGCGTTTGTTCACCTGGCAAAAGCGTCACCCGGGCAAATCGGCATCTAAAATCCAGCTTGTTCGCCAAGACTTTTGGCAGCAAGACTGGGGAGCGTTTGATTTAGTCTATGTTTATTTATCACCTGCAGTGATGGCAAAAGTCGCCGAAAAGGCTGGGCAAGGGTTGCAGCAGCAGGCCTGGTTAGTTAGTTATGAATTCGCTATCAGTGAGCAAGATTGTGCCGCCCATCATTTAACGCTGACAGATGTTTGGGAGCTCGGCGAAACCGACCCAACTCGTTTATACTGGTATCAGAAATCGGTTTAA